The DNA segment GTTGATGTTGTAGTCGGCGACGGATAGCTGCCTGAAATCCACATGCTCCGTGGCGTGGACCAACTCACCGCCGCCGCCGGGGCGGTAGGGTGCGAGGGCGCAGACGGCCGTCACCGTCTGGCTGGCGTAGTCGGTGTGGGAGCCGTAGTAGTCGCTGAACGTGCGCATGGAGATGCTGTTCACGCCATCCCAAATCCCATAGGTGAAGGGGGCGGAGAAGCTCGTGCTGGTGTAGCTGAAGGGGGCGTAGCCGGGGCCCGCGTAATTCACGGGCGCCTCAGCGGCGGGCGTGCTGACTTCGTCCACGAGGATGAAGACACCCAGCCGGGTCTCCGGATCCACCCCGTCGAGTCGGTAGAGCCGAATTTCTTTCGGCATGACCCGGATCCCGTTGTTGACGCCGAGCCCGGCTGTGGTCCGCGCCCACCCGCAGATCAACTGGAGGTAGACCTGGTCGTCCCTGACCAGGATCCAGCTGCCCGGCCGGGGAATCATCGCGCCGCCGGCGTCGTAGAGCAGGCTATCCGGGACGCGGGCGTAGGTCTGGAATGTGTGGTGGATTGGGTCGCAGAGGTCGCGGTACTGGATCTCGAAGGTGCCGAACACGTCGCCCGCGCACTGCACCTTGAGCGTGAAGAGCCGCATCCCAATCGACGGCCCCGGGAGGTGAACGGGCATCGCTACTCCTCGTAGAACGCCAGGTGCTGGAGGCCCACGTAGGGATTTCCGCCGTTGGCCGTGATGGTCAGGCGGTAGCGCGTGAACGCCGCCATGTTGAGCGTCCGGAACAACCTGGGCAGGAAGGGCACCCAGGCTTTGAGCGGGTGGGTGCGGGTGTCCAGCAGCGTCCAGGTGGACCCGTCGTTCGACCCTTCTAGCTTCCAGGCTGACAGCCAGCGCTCGATGTAGGTGTCGTTAGACCAAGGGACGATCGAGTAGGACCTGATGACCTTCGCCGTGGGGAACTCGTACTGGATCCAGGCGGGGACACCGGTCCCGTAGGTCACCCAGCCGGAGCGGGCGGCGTCAATGATGTCCTCGACCGCGACATCCCGGCATTCCCTATTAAGGACCTGGTGGAAGTAGGCATCGGAATACGCATGGGTTTCGGCGAGAGCCCGCAGGTTCACACCCCGGAGCTTCAGCAATGCCCGCATAGCCTCAGGCTTCAGAGACCCGTCCGGATTGATGCCCTGACTGACCATCTGTTGGACGTCGGCCGCCGTGGCGAGGATGGATTGGACGCTTGGGGGCAGGCCGTAGGCCGCCCGCTTGCGCGCAGGTTTTTCGGGTAGCATCGTGGTCTCCAGTCCCCTTAGCAGACTAAGGCGGCATCTCCCTATCCTAGTCCACAAAGAGGACTCGTCAAATGGCAGTCCACAAAAAGGAATTAACCCCTGATCCTCCAGCTCAAGGCGCTCGCATTCGGCAGGCGCGGCTAGCTTTAGGCCTTACTGGAACTGAGTTTGGCGATCGAATTCGCGTGAAAAAGGGCACCATCTCTGCGTGGGAAACAGGAGAACGCAATCCCGATGGACCTTCGATACTGGCCCTCAAATTCGTCTACAAACTGAACCCCGATTGGATCAATTGGGGCATTCTTCCTATGTGGTTAGAGCCCGAAGCGCTGATGGGAGAGCTAAGGACCGCCGCCGAGGTCCCCTTTGTAGACACATTTTTAGAGCGACCCCTGATCATCGGTGCCGCCGGTTGTGGCCCCGGGGGGGAGATTCAAGATCCAGGCCCGGCCGCCCCCCGCTATGCCCTTCGGCGGGACTTCGTTAAGCGCATCCTGGACAAGTGTGGAGGCGGAGAGGAGGGCGACCTCTTCTTCCTCTTATGCGAAGGCGAATCAATGCGGCCAACGATTCTCCATAAGGAGATCGTCCTCATCAACACAGCCCTAGAGGGCCGTCTGAATCCCCGGAACAACGCCATCTACTTGGTACGGCGGTCGGCGGAGAGTGGCGATGACAGGGTGAAGCGGGTTCGTTTAGATCGTGACCGCCACCAGCTGGTGCTCTCTTCGGACAACAGAGCCTTTGCCCCGGCAATCCTCGATCTTGATGACATCCCCCTCCACCGGATCATTCTGGGCCGTGTCTGCTGGGTGGGCCGCTACCTATTGGACACCGATCCGCCCGAGGGGGACTGGTAATGGCGAACCCTGAGCTATTCCGCGAGTATGCCGCGCAAGTGCTGGCGCGCGTCTACGCCCAGCATCCTGTGGGCATCGCCATTTCAGTGGCGGAGGACTATCCGGAGATCGAGCCAAAGAACCACGAGATATTCCTTTGCACCGTGGGATGGCTGATCACGAATGGGTTCCTGGACGCCGACACGGTGGCCACGCGGGTGGACAAGAATTTCCATGGGGTTTGCCTCACCCTGAGGGGGTTGAGCGTCCTGGACGCGGTCCCTGCTGAGCTTCAGGAGGGGAAACCCTCAACCCTGGGCCAAATCCTCCGGAGGAAAGTGGAAGAGGGAGCTGCCGCCGTAGCTGGAGAGATGGTCAAGAAGGCCCTGATCGAACTCGGCTCACGCCTGTCGTGAGGGCTGGGGCGATTCACCAATCTTTTTGACGGACGCGAAAGCGACCGCGCTCTTCCTCCCCTCGTGTCGCCCAAATTCCATTCTTTCTGACGGCTTGGCGCCACTGAGCGCAGCCCGCCGCGCAAACTTTCTGCAAGGACGGGCGACCCGATTCCCTGGGTGGACCCGCGCCAGAACTGGGTCCGAGCGCAATCTGACCCGACTCCAGTCTGTCGAATCATTTCGACGGTTCACATTTGCATCACAAAAAAGCCGCCTTGCGGCGGCTTCCGGTGGCGGAGAGAGAGATTCCCTCCTCGTCACGCTTCGCATGACGCTCCGGCCGCACGAATCGTCGGCACGGCCCTGATCCGATTCAGCAGTCCCCCGGACTGCTGAACCGGGGGCCTATCTGCCGGCGATTCCGTGATTCGAATCCCCCTTTTTGCATCACGAAAAAGCCGCCTTGCGGCGGCTTCCGGTGGCGGAGAGAGGGGGATTCGAACCCCCGGTACTGGTTTACCCAATACACTCGCTTAGCAGGCGAGCCCGATCGGCCACTCCGGCATCTCTCCACGGCCTTCTAGAGTAGCGGTGCGAGGGCGGAGACACAAGGCTTGGGCCGCTGGAACTGCCCGGGCGCATTTCCTCGATCAAGCGGTGACGAGGATCCTTGTTCCCGGGCCGGGTTCTGGACATCATCTCCGTCGGCAGGCGTCGGCTTCCGGAGCGGAGGCGGATTCCCGTCCGTTGCCGGGAGCATCCATGAGCGTCGATCTCCATTTTCTCCGAGGACGTCTGCAGGCGGTCCCCGGCTTGGATTTGGAGGCGGGGCTGAGGACCACGGATGGGCGCGTGGACAGTCTGGTCCGCCTCCTCGCGAAGTACGCGGAGCGGCACGCGGAGACGGGGCGGGCGATCCGGGAGGCGTGGAAGGCGGGAGACATCGCCCTGGCCCACCGGCTGGCCCATACAGTGCGCGGCGCAGCGGGATTCCTGGGGCTGGCGGACATCCAGGTGCAGGCCACGGACCTGGAGGCGGTCCTCCGTCCGGGCTGCGGGCCCGAGGTGGAAGCGCCCATTGTGGCCTTCGCCAGCTGCAACGCAGAGCTGTGCGCCGCCCTCACCGCCGCCATCGGGAGCGAGACCCCCGAAGGCCAAGGAGTCTGAACGGCGATCAGCCCTGGACGGCGGCCACCACTTCGTTGCCGCAGCCGGGATAGTCCAGCCGATCGAACCAGGTCCGCCGGGACATGGCGATTCCGCGGCCGTGCAGGTGGAAGGCGCGCTCGGGATTCAACTCCAGATAGTCCTGCCACGCGAAGCCCGGCCCCTCGTCCCGGATGGTGAAGCGGAAGTCCCGCCCCTCCCGCTCAAGCAGGAGGGTGGCCCGCTTCTCCCTGTGCTCCGGCAGTTCCAGGCGGCGCGCCACCTCCTCGTTGAAGCGCCCCTCCGCCAGCAGCCGCGAGGTCTCGGCGTAGGCAAGGCCCAGGTTGCCGTGCTCCACCGCGTTCAGCATCAGCTCCGTCAGCCCGTTCACGGTCCGCTCGGGGTTCGGCGTGGCCTTGGCGACGAGGGCGGCGATCTCGCGCGCCTCGCAGGGCGTCCGGAACCGGAACTCCGCGGCGGTGAGGTGCCCCAGCGTACGCGCCATCCGCTGGACGTCGAGTTGGAGGGCGCGGTAGCCCTGGCGATCCCGGGCGGCGGCGCCGACGATGGCCAGCAGCGCCTGGGCCGTGAAAGGCTTGGTGAGGTAGTAGTAGGCGCCGGCCTTCAGCCCCTCCACGATGTCCAGGTCGCTGGAGCGGGACGTCTGCATGATCACGGACGCCTGGAGCGGGCCGGGCCGGGCCTTGATCCGACGCAGGACCTCGATGCCGTCCATGTCCGGCATGACGCGATCCAAAAGGATCACGTCGAAGGCATCCGGCCGCTCGGAAATCAGGCGCCAGGCTTCCTCTCCGCTGGAGGCGCCCGTCGTCCGGTAGCCCTCGAATTCCAGGTTCTCGCGCAGCAGGTCGAGGTTGATGGGCTCGTCTTCGACGACGAGCACGCGGGGAAGGTCCGCAGCAGCGTCTTTCAAAGCGGTCATGGGGCCCTCCGCGGGAACGAATACCGGCTTGGATCTCCGGACGGTCGCGAACAAAAGGGAATCGGCACCCCTAATCTAGGGTGCCTGCCCCGATTTGGGAAATAGCCGACTCGAAAAACGGCACCAGCGCCTCCGTGATGGGCGCGAAAAACGCGCGATCGAGCGCATGTCCCATGCCGTCGAGAATCCGCAGCCGGGCCCCCACGATCTGCGCTACGGCCCATTGCGCGTGCGGCAGGGGAAAGATCGGATCGCCCGCGCCATGAATGATGAGGACCGGCAGGCGTAGCGCGTGGAGGTCCTCCGCCGTGAGCGGCGGCGTCGCCATCTGGGCCTTGCTGTGATGGCTGTGGTTGGCCATCCGCGTCGACAGCCCGTCCCGCCGCAGCCGCGGGCGGCTCGCCACCGCGCGACCCATCGCCAGCCAATCCCCTTCGTCGAAGGGCGACGCGGCGCCCTTGGCCAGGCGGAAGTTCTCCACGAACTGGACCGCCACCCCCTCTTCATCGGCGGGCACCGCGGCGTTCAGCGCGATGACCGCCGCGACGTAGTCCGCCGCGGGCCTGGGCAGTTCTCCCGCGCGAACAGGCGCGCCGGTGAACGCATCGTTTTTCGGGCGCAGATCCGGCGACGACATCAGGACCGCGAGGCTCTCGACCCGTGAGGGGGCCGACAGCGCCAGGCGATAAGCCAGGACGCCCCCCTGCGACAGGCCCACCACGTGGGCCCTGTCGATCTTGAGGCCATCCAGGATCCCGAGGGCATCCTTCACCAGGTCATCCAGGGTGTAGGGAGCCAGGTCGTAGTTCACGTAGCTCGACAGGCCCGTATCGCGCTGGTCGAAGCGGATGACGAAAAAGCCCCGCTCCGCGAGGCCGCGGCAAAAATCATCAGGCCACAGCAGGCCGGGCGCACTGTTGCCCATGATGAGCAGGACTGCGGGATCCCCCCCATGGCCGATAGTTTCCACGAACAGATCGACGCCGTTGGCGCTCAAGGTCAGGGCGTGTAGGACAAGGCGCGAGGCATCGGTGGCCATGAAGGTTCCCCTCGAAGCGGATGACGACCGGATGCGGGGCCCGGGACGAGACACTCCGCCCGCGGCAGGATGGCGGAAGGTGAGGGATTCGAACCCCCGGTGGGTTGCCCCACGGCTGATTTCAAGTCAGCTGCCTTAAACCACTCGGCCAACCTTCCTCGATGGTCTTGCGGCCCACCCAGAGCCGGACGGGAGGTTTCATGATGGCCGGGGCCGCTTTGGAAAGCGAGCGGGGCCAGGCAGTCTAGACTGGAACCTGGACCCCCCTTCCGGAGCATCCCATGCGCATCCGCTCCCTCCTGGCCTCCCTGCTTTCCCTGGGCCTGACGCTGGCCTGCGGCGGAGGCGGCGGCGCGCCGAACCGCAGCTCCGCGGTGGGCACCCTGACGGTCCGCCTCGGCAGCGACAGCTTCCCGGGCTACACCTCCGCCGTGGTGAGCGTGGAAAAGGTGGAAGGCACCGTGGACGGCGCCACCTGGATCTCCCTCGGAAATGTGAAGACCACCTACGACCTCCTTGCCCTCCAGGGGGGAAACAGCGTGGCCCTGCTCTCTTCCGTGCAGGTCACCGCCGCCACCTACAGTCAGTTCCGCGTAACGTGGGCGACGGTGAACTACCAGTCCGGAAGCCGCCAGCCGGGGTATGTGATTCTCAATGGCGGAAATGACCAGCTGTTGAGCCTCCCCACCACCACCGTGATCAAGGGGAACGTGGCCGTGCCCTCCGGCGGAAGCGCCACCGCCCTGCTGATGCTGAGCGGCGACCAGGCTGTTCAGCTCCATGCGGGGAGCGGCTATCAGTTCCAGGCCACCGGCCGCGCCCAGGATCTGGCCGCGACGGCCCGGATCACCGGCAAAATCGCAGCGGGCGCGACGAACCTCGCCGGGGTGGAAGTGCTGTCCGAAACCGTGGACGGCACGGGCCTCGCCTCCATTCAGCGCCGCGCCCTCACGGACGCCTCCGGCAACTACATCCTGGAGGGCCTGCCCGTGGGCAGCGTCTACTTCGTCGTGGCCCAGCCCGCCGCCTCCGCGCTCTACGCCGCCGCTGCCGCCGCGCCCGTCAATGCCACGCTCGCCGCCACCTACACGGCGGACCTGGGCTTCAGCACGCTGCAGACCGGCGGAGGACTCACTCTCACCATCACGCCGGGCTCCACCAGTTCCCAGGGAACCTGGGGCGAACTCCGCCAGACCCTCGCCACCGGCAGCACCGGGTTCCAAACCCTCATCGTCCGCTCCCAGACCGTGGCCACCGGCGTCGCCCAGGACCAAGCGGGCTTCGAAAAGCTGGCGCCGGGGCTCTATGGCGTCACCGTCCAGCGCAGCACCTCCGGCGGAACCCCGGTCGCCAAGAAGATGGATACCCAGGCCTCCGTGAGCGCGGGCGGCACGGCGATCGCCACCGTTAGCTACTGAACAATCGTCTCTACATGAAAGCGCCCGCCATGCGGCGGGCGCTTCTGCGTCATGGCAGCCCTCAAACGATGCGGGTCATCCAGCCGTGGGTGTCCGGCGCGAGGCCGTGCTGGAGGTTCAGCAGAACCTCGCGCAGCTTGGCGGCGACGGGGCCGGTCTCGCCCTTGTTCACGGACCACTCCCCGCGCCGGGACTTCACGTGCCCGATGGGGGTGATGACGGCGGCGGTGCCGCAGGCGAACGCTTCCGTCATCCGACCCTCGGCGATGGCCTTCTTCCACTCCTCCACGCCGATCTTGCGCTCCTCGGCGCGGAAGCCCTGCTCGCGCGCCAACTGCAGGAGGCTGTCGCGGGTGATCCCGGGGAGGAGCGTGCCGGTCAGCTCCGGCGTGACCACCACGGTCTCGCCGTTCTCCTGGTAGACGAAGAAGATGTTCATCCCGCCCATCTCCTCGATGTATTCCCGCTGGATGGCATCCAGCCAGACCACCTGGTCGCAGCCCTCGGCCTTGGCCTGGCGCTGGGCCACGAGGCTGGCGGCGTAGTTTCCGGCGCACTTGGCGAAGCCGGTCCCGCCCGGCGCGGCGCGGACGTAGTCGTCGGAGATCCAGACGGTCACGGGCTTCACGCCCGCGGGGAAGTAGGCGCCGCTGGGGCTGGCCATGAGGATGAACAGGTACTCGTTGCTGGGGCGCACGCCGAGGGCGGCTTCCGTGGCGATCATCAGGGGGCGCAGGTAGAGGCTCTCGCCCATGGCGGTGGGAACCCAGGCGCGGTCCTGGCGGATCAGGGCCGTGGCCGCCTCGACGAACAGGCCCTCGGGCAGCTCGGGCATGGCCAGGCGGCGGGCGGAGTCGTTGAAGCGCTTGGCGTTGGCCTCGGGCCGGAAGCTGGCGATCCCGCCATCCGGCTGGTGGTAGGCCTTGAAGCCCTCGAAGATCGCCTGGCCGTAGTGGAGAACGGAGGCCGCCGGATCCATCTCGATGGGACCGTAGGCCTTGAGAACGCCCTGGCTCCAGCCCTCCCCTTCCCTGTACGGCACCACCACCATGTGGTCGGTGAACATCCGGCCGAAGCCCGGATTGGTCATGCGCTGGGCCCGCGCCTCGGGGCTGGCCGGGTGGTCGGAGGGGCGGATCTCGAGGGTGGGGGTGGACATCGCGGTGCTCACGGGGGCTCCTTGAAAGGGGAAGGCCGGTCCGGGTCAGGCCCGGTGATGGACCAGGTGGCCGAGGCGCGCGATGGCGTCCCGGGTGGTCGCGGGGTCGTGCGTGGAGAAATTCAGGCGGAGGCAATTGGTGCCCCGGCCGTCGGCGAAGAAGAGGGGGCCCGGCGCGAAGCCCAGGCCGTGCTGCAGGGCGTCGCGGTGGAGGTCGAGGGCGGAGAAATCCTCGGGCATCACCACCCACAGGTGCATCCCGCCCTTGGGCTCGGAGACCTGGGTGCCCTGCGGGAAGTGCTCGGCCAGGGCCTCCACCATGGCGTCCCGGCGCTCCTTCAGGGCGCGGCGGAGGCGGGCCAGGTGGCGGCGAAACCCGCCGGTGTCGAGGAACTTCGCCACCACCGCCTGGGTGAGGGGCGGCTGGGCGATCTGCTGGACCTCCTGGATGGGCGCCATCCGGCGGAGGAGATCCTCCTTCGCGATGAGGTAGCCCAGGCGCAGGCCCGCCGCCAGGGACTTGGAGAAGCTGCCGAGGTGGATGACGTGGTCCGCGCCCTCCAGCCGCCGAAAGGGGGGCAGCGAATTGCCGGAGAAGCGCAGGTCGCCGTAGGCCGAATCCGTCACCAGGATCACGCCGTGGCTGCGGGTGAGGGCCAGCACCCGCTCCCGGCGGGCCTTGGACTGGGTCATGCCCGTCGGATTGTGGAAGCTGGGGACCGTGAACAGCAGCTTGGCCTCGCTGCGCTGCAGAGCCGACGCCAGGCGCTCGGGGTCCAGCCCCTGGCGGTCCACCGGCACGGGCACCGCCTCCCGGCCCAGGGCGCGGATCAGGGCCAGGATGCCCAGGTAGCACGGGCTCTCCACCAGCACCCGGTCGCCGGGGACGGTGAAGGATTCCAGCGCCAGCGCCAGCCCGGACTGGGCGCCGGGGATGGCCCGGATGCCCCAGCCCTCGTCCACGGGCTCGCCCTCGGAAGCCAGCCACTGGCTCACGGAGTCCAGATAGGGCCGGTGGCCGGCGGGCGGCGCGTACACCCACGCCTCGGGGCCCAGTTCCTTCAGCACCTGGGCGGTGATCCGCCGCAATTGCTCGCAGGGCAGCAGGTCCGACGGGATGAACCCGGCGGAAAAGCTCACCAGATGGCGGTCCTGGGCCCGCTCCAGGGTCTCGCCCAGCCAGGAGCCCAGCTCGCCGTCGTGGACCAGGAGGGACGATCCCTCGAAGGGGAACTCGCTGCTGGCCCGCAGCCCCGGCGCCTCCGGCAGGCGCGACGCCACGAAGCTGCCGCGGCCCTGGACGGTCTGGATCCAGCCGGTGCGCTTGAGCCCGGCCAGCGCCTTCAGGACCGTCAGGCGATGGACGCCCCAGCGGTGGGCCAGCTCGGGGACCGCAGGCAGCCGGGAGCCCGGCCGCCACTCGCCCTGCTGGATCAACCCCCGCAGCCGCCGCTGCAGCTGCAGATACAGGGGGCTGGACGCGCCCGGGTCGAGGGTGGGATCGAGGACCATCTCCACCAGGATGGGCCGATTCGGGAACAGGTCCAAAGAAAGGCGACGGAATTCACAGTCCGGAACAGACCGGGAATCCAAGTCCCGGGGCTTTCCCAAAAAAACCTAGACCACCGCAGACGGATCTGGACTCAACCTTCTGCCTTCTCGGCGCATCCATACTGGTGCACCGGAGGTCCCAATGAGCCTGATTCGTCCAACCGCCGCCTTGCTGTCCCTCGCGTTACTGGGAGCCTGCACCAGCTACCGCGTCACCTACGACTACAACGCCGCCGCTCCCTACGCCCGCTACAAGACCTTCGACTACTACACGTCCAAGAAGGGGACGGGCGGCACCACCAGCCTCATGGACAAGCGAGTCCGCGCCGCCGTGGAGCGCGAACTCCAGACCAAGGGCTTCGCGATGGAGACCAAGGCCGATCCCGATTTCCTGGTGACCTACTACCCCATCGTCGAAGAGAAGCGCTACCGCACCACCACCCACATCGGGTGGGGCTGGGGCTACCGGCCCATGTACGGGCGGATGGGCACCAGCCTGAGCGAGGTCCACCGCTACCAGGAGGGCACCATCGTCATCGAGATCGTGGACTTCAAGAGCAACCAGATGATCTGGCAGGGCGCCGCCGCCGGAGCCCTCACCGGCCTCAGCAACCCCGAGGACGCCGACGAGGTCGTGCCCCGCGCCGTCCGCGACATCCTCGCCAAGTTCCCGCCCAGGTAATTTCCCGGCGTAGACTGGGGTTTCAACGAGGAGCCCCCATGGCCCAGATCACCCTCAAAGGCAATCCCCTCCACACGTCGGGCGAGCTTCCCAAAGTGGGTTCCACCGCGCCGGACTTCACGGTGGTCGGCCTCGACCTGTCCGAGGTCTCCGCCAAGGATCTGGCCGGCAAGCGCGTGGTGCTGAACATCTTTCCCAGCGTAGACACCCCCACCTGCGCCACCAGCGTACGCACGTTCAACGCGCGGGCCAGCGAGAAGCCCAACACGACGATCCTGTGCGTCAGCGCGGACCTACCCTTCGCCCAGAAGCGCTTCTGCGGCGCCGAG comes from the Geothrix sp. 21YS21S-4 genome and includes:
- a CDS encoding discoidin domain-containing protein is translated as MLPEKPARKRAAYGLPPSVQSILATAADVQQMVSQGINPDGSLKPEAMRALLKLRGVNLRALAETHAYSDAYFHQVLNRECRDVAVEDIIDAARSGWVTYGTGVPAWIQYEFPTAKVIRSYSIVPWSNDTYIERWLSAWKLEGSNDGSTWTLLDTRTHPLKAWVPFLPRLFRTLNMAAFTRYRLTITANGGNPYVGLQHLAFYEE
- a CDS encoding Hpt domain-containing protein, which gives rise to MDSLVRLLAKYAERHAETGRAIREAWKAGDIALAHRLAHTVRGAAGFLGLADIQVQATDLEAVLRPGCGPEVEAPIVAFASCNAELCAALTAAIGSETPEGQGV
- a CDS encoding DUF4382 domain-containing protein → MRIRSLLASLLSLGLTLACGGGGGAPNRSSAVGTLTVRLGSDSFPGYTSAVVSVEKVEGTVDGATWISLGNVKTTYDLLALQGGNSVALLSSVQVTAATYSQFRVTWATVNYQSGSRQPGYVILNGGNDQLLSLPTTTVIKGNVAVPSGGSATALLMLSGDQAVQLHAGSGYQFQATGRAQDLAATARITGKIAAGATNLAGVEVLSETVDGTGLASIQRRALTDASGNYILEGLPVGSVYFVVAQPAASALYAAAAAAPVNATLAATYTADLGFSTLQTGGGLTLTITPGSTSSQGTWGELRQTLATGSTGFQTLIVRSQTVATGVAQDQAGFEKLAPGLYGVTVQRSTSGGTPVAKKMDTQASVSAGGTAIATVSY
- the tpx gene encoding thiol peroxidase, producing the protein MAQITLKGNPLHTSGELPKVGSTAPDFTVVGLDLSEVSAKDLAGKRVVLNIFPSVDTPTCATSVRTFNARASEKPNTTILCVSADLPFAQKRFCGAEGLNNVALGSTFRAPGFGEAYGLTMTDGPLKGLLARAVVVLDEAGKVVHTELVPEIAQEPNYDKALAVL
- a CDS encoding alpha/beta fold hydrolase, whose product is MATDASRLVLHALTLSANGVDLFVETIGHGGDPAVLLIMGNSAPGLLWPDDFCRGLAERGFFVIRFDQRDTGLSSYVNYDLAPYTLDDLVKDALGILDGLKIDRAHVVGLSQGGVLAYRLALSAPSRVESLAVLMSSPDLRPKNDAFTGAPVRAGELPRPAADYVAAVIALNAAVPADEEGVAVQFVENFRLAKGAASPFDEGDWLAMGRAVASRPRLRRDGLSTRMANHSHHSKAQMATPPLTAEDLHALRLPVLIIHGAGDPIFPLPHAQWAVAQIVGARLRILDGMGHALDRAFFAPITEALVPFFESAISQIGAGTLD
- a CDS encoding branched-chain amino acid aminotransferase — encoded protein: MSTPTLEIRPSDHPASPEARAQRMTNPGFGRMFTDHMVVVPYREGEGWSQGVLKAYGPIEMDPAASVLHYGQAIFEGFKAYHQPDGGIASFRPEANAKRFNDSARRLAMPELPEGLFVEAATALIRQDRAWVPTAMGESLYLRPLMIATEAALGVRPSNEYLFILMASPSGAYFPAGVKPVTVWISDDYVRAAPGGTGFAKCAGNYAASLVAQRQAKAEGCDQVVWLDAIQREYIEEMGGMNIFFVYQENGETVVVTPELTGTLLPGITRDSLLQLAREQGFRAEERKIGVEEWKKAIAEGRMTEAFACGTAAVITPIGHVKSRRGEWSVNKGETGPVAAKLREVLLNLQHGLAPDTHGWMTRIV
- a CDS encoding LexA family transcriptional regulator, encoding MAVHKKELTPDPPAQGARIRQARLALGLTGTEFGDRIRVKKGTISAWETGERNPDGPSILALKFVYKLNPDWINWGILPMWLEPEALMGELRTAAEVPFVDTFLERPLIIGAAGCGPGGEIQDPGPAAPRYALRRDFVKRILDKCGGGEEGDLFFLLCEGESMRPTILHKEIVLINTALEGRLNPRNNAIYLVRRSAESGDDRVKRVRLDRDRHQLVLSSDNRAFAPAILDLDDIPLHRIILGRVCWVGRYLLDTDPPEGDW
- a CDS encoding response regulator; this translates as MTALKDAAADLPRVLVVEDEPINLDLLRENLEFEGYRTTGASSGEEAWRLISERPDAFDVILLDRVMPDMDGIEVLRRIKARPGPLQASVIMQTSRSSDLDIVEGLKAGAYYYLTKPFTAQALLAIVGAAARDRQGYRALQLDVQRMARTLGHLTAAEFRFRTPCEAREIAALVAKATPNPERTVNGLTELMLNAVEHGNLGLAYAETSRLLAEGRFNEEVARRLELPEHREKRATLLLEREGRDFRFTIRDEGPGFAWQDYLELNPERAFHLHGRGIAMSRRTWFDRLDYPGCGNEVVAAVQG
- a CDS encoding PLP-dependent aminotransferase family protein, with the protein product MDLFPNRPILVEMVLDPTLDPGASSPLYLQLQRRLRGLIQQGEWRPGSRLPAVPELAHRWGVHRLTVLKALAGLKRTGWIQTVQGRGSFVASRLPEAPGLRASSEFPFEGSSLLVHDGELGSWLGETLERAQDRHLVSFSAGFIPSDLLPCEQLRRITAQVLKELGPEAWVYAPPAGHRPYLDSVSQWLASEGEPVDEGWGIRAIPGAQSGLALALESFTVPGDRVLVESPCYLGILALIRALGREAVPVPVDRQGLDPERLASALQRSEAKLLFTVPSFHNPTGMTQSKARRERVLALTRSHGVILVTDSAYGDLRFSGNSLPPFRRLEGADHVIHLGSFSKSLAAGLRLGYLIAKEDLLRRMAPIQEVQQIAQPPLTQAVVAKFLDTGGFRRHLARLRRALKERRDAMVEALAEHFPQGTQVSEPKGGMHLWVVMPEDFSALDLHRDALQHGLGFAPGPLFFADGRGTNCLRLNFSTHDPATTRDAIARLGHLVHHRA
- a CDS encoding DUF4136 domain-containing protein, whose translation is MSLIRPTAALLSLALLGACTSYRVTYDYNAAAPYARYKTFDYYTSKKGTGGTTSLMDKRVRAAVERELQTKGFAMETKADPDFLVTYYPIVEEKRYRTTTHIGWGWGYRPMYGRMGTSLSEVHRYQEGTIVIEIVDFKSNQMIWQGAAAGALTGLSNPEDADEVVPRAVRDILAKFPPR